The following coding sequences are from one Nicotiana tomentosiformis chromosome 3, ASM39032v3, whole genome shotgun sequence window:
- the LOC104104294 gene encoding sister chromatid cohesion protein PDS5 homolog D-like isoform X1 translates to MGALSRASLSEEERNKRLVEAGNELLQQLPSSKEELLEKLDNLEHLLSTVEQVPPASVRDAFQPAREALAADGLLRHPDIDVKVSVASCISEIMRITAPDQPYDDRIIQEFFELSVLAFGKLSCIDGCGYSKAVSIIEVLAKYRTCILMLDLELDALVVQMFQHFLNSIRPDHPDHVFMDIEEIMSMMIKESDEISMELLNILISSVKKENQNVSPRSYMLGERVLQISSVKLCPYLPEVSISTDDYSEVVELIWKEATKSKTTNGTKSLPSSRPGEIDQFVDGASKSRVENGPEERYHKAACFDDAWPSTEETSKCLPDADSKVISADDTVVLFERSAEDFFKTPVNNDSKELTRGAGYDSKVGPSVPGSSKSPTNDDSSELVAPHGAPEKVTPFLDQPSDLLGKYEPEHKEDDVVPEMDTSLKGSQCGDATKQQKNTDSRTNSRPENLGFIHAAEKDLDSEATQASRKRGWKPNFLKKPEEGYDHVWLSGERRSKACIRWKDYAKDTKKRSRCSPKCAISDELYLSSGVEKNPKMTIKRRQKEKNDIIGQNDGAQISSISARNLPGVLTKKKVSQSTLIASEEFVVLEALEKKHEKGDKKNLPASYRDRRRRSSVKESGIEALASLSITSKSNFANTSKGQRKKENSSSQEEALGSLSITKESNFSKTSKEQHKRKNSPSQEETLDSVSITKKRTLPKASKEQRKRKNLPSQEEDSADKVVREHGEELIGCRIRVWWPLDQRFYEGHIALFDRSEKKHMVIYDDGEEETLDLTNERWELVVEDNASDPRREIVSGPSDSFDMRLGCIIDSYRHLRKKKKGKATDDLTPRPTKTMQRDLTQKGMHQIKRIKVEVSESEIEGNPMSLTTPRKVSPGSPIEDGDECCELVDVHGYKVKVSSAPTLAAIFSKYGDITANCQYKSPTVKASLLEVVSDVVRRLKTSDIDTNFSAIQDMKSVVSDAADAKLDVSWLQQYLEEISEEEDVKKKSSNLMELRVTTMLATKAAKKDLVERNGEVLAAEKRLKKAERRLQEAQSRAGEAERFVKVFEILGEKVQQDIEQCKDALYWQSRSNDLL, encoded by the exons ATGGGTGCCTTATCTCGTGCTTCTCTTTCTGAAGAGGAACGCAACAAAAGACTTGTTGAAGCTGGGAATGAGCTGCTTCAGCAGCTCCCTTCTTCTAAAGAGGAGCTTCTGGAGAAACTTGAT AATTTAGAGCATCTTCTGTCAACGGTGGAGCAAGTTCCACCTGCATCGGTGCGAGATGCGTTTCAACCTGCAAGGGAAGCACTAGCTGCAGATGGACTTCTACGGCATCCTGACATAGATGTGAAGGTGTCAGTTGCATCTTGCATCAGTGAGATCATGAGAATTACAGCTCCAGATCAACCTTATGATGATCGCATAATTCAG GAATTTTTTGAGCTTTCAGTATTGGCATTTGGGAAATTGTCTTGCATTGATGGTTGTGGTTATTCAAAGGCTGTTTCAATTATCGAAGTTCTTGCTAAGTACCGAACATGCATTCTGATGTTGGATCTCGAGTTAGACGCATTGGTTGTTCAGATGTTTCAACATTTTCTGAATAGCATAAG GCCGGACCACCCTGATCATGTATTCATGGACATCGAGGAAATAATGAGCATGATGATAAAAGAGAGTGACGAAATTTCAATGGAGCTTCTGAACATCCTGATAAGTAGTGTTAAGAAGGAAAACCAG AATGTTTCACCTCGCTCCTATATGCTAGGAGAGAGAGTTCTTCAAATAAGTTCTGTCAAACTTTGTCCATATCTTCCAGAAGTGAGCATTTCCACTGATGATTATTCTGAAGTTGTTGAATTGATATGGAAAGAGGCAACTAAAAGTAAAACTACG AATGGTACGAAGTCTCTCCCTAGTTCTAGGCCAGGAGAAATTGATCAATTTGTGGATGGAGCATCAAAATCACGAGTGGAAAATGGTCCTGAAGAGCGTTATCATAAAGCTGCTTGCTTTGATGACGCCTGGCCATCCACGGAAGAAACTTCCAAGTGTCTTCCAGATGCTGACTCTAAAGTTATTTCAGCTGATGACACTGTTGTATTATTTGAGCGATCTGCAGAGGATTTCTTTAAGACACCGGTCAATAATGACTCAAAAGAGCTTACCCGCGGAGCTGGTTATGATAGCAAAGTTGGTCCATCCGTACCTGGATCTTCCAAGTCACCTACAAATGATGACTCTAGTGAGCTTGTTGCACCACATGGTGCACCTGAGAAAGTTACTCCATTCTTAGATCAACCATCTGACTTGCTGGGGAAATATGAACCTGAGCATAAGGAAGATGACGTCGTTCCAGAGATGGATACATCTTTGAAAGGATCACAATGTGGAGATGCAACAAAGCAGCAGAAAAATACAGATTCAAGGACCAATTCTCGACCTGAAAACTTAGGTTTCATACATGCAGCTGAAAAAGATCTAGATTCAGAAGCTACTCAAGCTTCAAGGAAAAGAGGTTGGAAACCTAATTTTTTGAAAAAGCCTGAGGAAGGATATGATCATGTTTGGTTAAGTGGAGAAAGGAGATCAAAAGCCTGTATTCGCTGGAAGGATTATGCGAAAGATACTAAAAAGAGAAGTAGATGTTCACCTAAATGTGCTATCTCCGATGAATTGTACTTGTCATCTGGTGTGGAGAAGAATCCGAAAATGACTATAAAAAGACgccaaaaggagaaaaatgacaTAATAGGTCAGAATGATGGTGCACAAATTTCATCAATTTCAGCAAGAAATTTACCCGGAGTTTTAACAAAGAAGAAAGTCTCACAATCTACATTGATTGCTTCAGAAGAATTTGTTGTCTTGGAGGCATTAGAAAAGAAACATGAAAAAGGTGACAAGAAAAATTTACCTGCCAGCTATCGTGATAGAAGACGGCGGTCATCAGTTAAAGAATCAGGAATTGAG GCATTGGCTTCTCTCTCGATCACCAGCAAGAGCAACTTTGCCAATACCTCTAAAGGTCAACGTAAGAAGGAGAACTCATCATCACAAGAAGAG GCATTGGGTTCTCTCTCAATCACCAAAGAAAGCAACTTTTCCAAAACCTCTAAAGAACAACATAAAAGGAAGAACTCGCCATCACAAGAAGAG ACATTGGATTCTGTTTCAATAACCAAGAAAAGGACCTTACCGAAAGCCTCTAAAGAACAACGTAAAAGGAAGAACTTGCCATCACAAGAAGAG GATTCTGCGGATAAGGTTGTCAGAGAGCACGGTGAGGAGCTGATTGGCTGCAGAATAAGGGTTTGGTGGCCACTGGATCAAAG GTTCTATGAAGGACATATCGCCTTGTTTGACCGTTCAGAGAAGAAGCATATG GTGATCTATGATGATGGTGAGGAAGAAACGCTAGATCTTACAAATGAACGCTGGGAACTGGTTGTAGAGGACAATGCATCAGATCCT AGGCGAGAGATTGTTTCTGGTCCCAGTGATTCGTTTGACAT GCGCCTTGGTTGCATCATTGATTCATATCGTCATTTAAGGAAAAAGAAGAAG GGGAAAGCAACTGATGATCTGACTCCTCGTCCAACAAA GACCATGCAACGTGATTTAACTCAAAAAGGAATGCACCAAATTAAAAGGATCAAAGTTGAAGTTTCAGAATCTGAGATAGAGGGAAATCCAATGAGCTTGACAACACCTAGAAAGGTTTCCCCAGGTTCTCCTATCGAAGATGGTGATGAATGCTGTGAATTGGTTGATGTGCATGGCTATAAAGTAAAAGTGAGCAGTGCTCCTACACTTGCTGCCATTTTTAGCAAGTATGGTGACATTACAGCCAACTGTCAGTATAAATCACCGACTGTCAAAGCTTCCCTTCTTGAGGTGGTTAGTGATGTTGTCAGGCGGCTGAAAACCAGTGATATTGATACTAATTTTTCTGCCATTCAAGATATGAAATCTGTAGTCTCTGATGCTGCAGATGCAAAGCTTGATGTTTCTTGGCTGCAGCAGTATCTTGAGGAGATATCCGAAGAGGAAGATGTGAAGAAAAAGTCTTCCAATCTAATGGAGTTAAGGGTGACTACAATGCTTGCCACTAAAGCAGCTAAAAAGGACTTGGTAGAAAGGAATGGGGAGGTCTTAGCAGCAGAGAAACGGCTCAAAAAGGCTGAAAGGCGCTTGCAAGAGGCGCAAAGCCGAGCAGGAGAGGCAGAAAGGTTTGTCAAAGTATTTGAAATACTGGGTGAAAAGGTTCAGCAGGACATCGAGCAGTGTAAGGATGCACTATATTGGCAGAGTAGGTCGAATGACCTTCTGTAG
- the LOC104104294 gene encoding sister chromatid cohesion protein PDS5 homolog D-like isoform X2, whose protein sequence is MGALSRASLSEEERNKRLVEAGNELLQQLPSSKEELLEKLDNLEHLLSTVEQVPPASVRDAFQPAREALAADGLLRHPDIDVKVSVASCISEIMRITAPDQPYDDRIIQEFFELSVLAFGKLSCIDGCGYSKAVSIIEVLAKYRTCILMLDLELDALVVQMFQHFLNSIRPDHPDHVFMDIEEIMSMMIKESDEISMELLNILISSVKKENQNVSPRSYMLGERVLQISSVKLCPYLPEVSISTDDYSEVVELIWKEATKSKTTNGTKSLPSSRPGEIDQFVDGASKSRVENGPEERYHKAACFDDAWPSTEETSKCLPDADSKVISADDTVVLFERSAEDFFKTPVNNDSKELTRGAGYDSKVGPSVPGSSKSPTNDDSSELVAPHGAPEKVTPFLDQPSDLLGKYEPEHKEDDVVPEMDTSLKGSQCGDATKQQKNTDSRTNSRPENLGFIHAAEKDLDSEATQASRKRGWKPNFLKKPEEGYDHVWLSGERRSKACIRWKDYAKDTKKRSRCSPKCAISDELYLSSGVEKNPKMTIKRRQKEKNDIIEEFVVLEALEKKHEKGDKKNLPASYRDRRRRSSVKESGIEALASLSITSKSNFANTSKGQRKKENSSSQEEALGSLSITKESNFSKTSKEQHKRKNSPSQEETLDSVSITKKRTLPKASKEQRKRKNLPSQEEDSADKVVREHGEELIGCRIRVWWPLDQRFYEGHIALFDRSEKKHMVIYDDGEEETLDLTNERWELVVEDNASDPRREIVSGPSDSFDMRLGCIIDSYRHLRKKKKGKATDDLTPRPTKTMQRDLTQKGMHQIKRIKVEVSESEIEGNPMSLTTPRKVSPGSPIEDGDECCELVDVHGYKVKVSSAPTLAAIFSKYGDITANCQYKSPTVKASLLEVVSDVVRRLKTSDIDTNFSAIQDMKSVVSDAADAKLDVSWLQQYLEEISEEEDVKKKSSNLMELRVTTMLATKAAKKDLVERNGEVLAAEKRLKKAERRLQEAQSRAGEAERFVKVFEILGEKVQQDIEQCKDALYWQSRSNDLL, encoded by the exons ATGGGTGCCTTATCTCGTGCTTCTCTTTCTGAAGAGGAACGCAACAAAAGACTTGTTGAAGCTGGGAATGAGCTGCTTCAGCAGCTCCCTTCTTCTAAAGAGGAGCTTCTGGAGAAACTTGAT AATTTAGAGCATCTTCTGTCAACGGTGGAGCAAGTTCCACCTGCATCGGTGCGAGATGCGTTTCAACCTGCAAGGGAAGCACTAGCTGCAGATGGACTTCTACGGCATCCTGACATAGATGTGAAGGTGTCAGTTGCATCTTGCATCAGTGAGATCATGAGAATTACAGCTCCAGATCAACCTTATGATGATCGCATAATTCAG GAATTTTTTGAGCTTTCAGTATTGGCATTTGGGAAATTGTCTTGCATTGATGGTTGTGGTTATTCAAAGGCTGTTTCAATTATCGAAGTTCTTGCTAAGTACCGAACATGCATTCTGATGTTGGATCTCGAGTTAGACGCATTGGTTGTTCAGATGTTTCAACATTTTCTGAATAGCATAAG GCCGGACCACCCTGATCATGTATTCATGGACATCGAGGAAATAATGAGCATGATGATAAAAGAGAGTGACGAAATTTCAATGGAGCTTCTGAACATCCTGATAAGTAGTGTTAAGAAGGAAAACCAG AATGTTTCACCTCGCTCCTATATGCTAGGAGAGAGAGTTCTTCAAATAAGTTCTGTCAAACTTTGTCCATATCTTCCAGAAGTGAGCATTTCCACTGATGATTATTCTGAAGTTGTTGAATTGATATGGAAAGAGGCAACTAAAAGTAAAACTACG AATGGTACGAAGTCTCTCCCTAGTTCTAGGCCAGGAGAAATTGATCAATTTGTGGATGGAGCATCAAAATCACGAGTGGAAAATGGTCCTGAAGAGCGTTATCATAAAGCTGCTTGCTTTGATGACGCCTGGCCATCCACGGAAGAAACTTCCAAGTGTCTTCCAGATGCTGACTCTAAAGTTATTTCAGCTGATGACACTGTTGTATTATTTGAGCGATCTGCAGAGGATTTCTTTAAGACACCGGTCAATAATGACTCAAAAGAGCTTACCCGCGGAGCTGGTTATGATAGCAAAGTTGGTCCATCCGTACCTGGATCTTCCAAGTCACCTACAAATGATGACTCTAGTGAGCTTGTTGCACCACATGGTGCACCTGAGAAAGTTACTCCATTCTTAGATCAACCATCTGACTTGCTGGGGAAATATGAACCTGAGCATAAGGAAGATGACGTCGTTCCAGAGATGGATACATCTTTGAAAGGATCACAATGTGGAGATGCAACAAAGCAGCAGAAAAATACAGATTCAAGGACCAATTCTCGACCTGAAAACTTAGGTTTCATACATGCAGCTGAAAAAGATCTAGATTCAGAAGCTACTCAAGCTTCAAGGAAAAGAGGTTGGAAACCTAATTTTTTGAAAAAGCCTGAGGAAGGATATGATCATGTTTGGTTAAGTGGAGAAAGGAGATCAAAAGCCTGTATTCGCTGGAAGGATTATGCGAAAGATACTAAAAAGAGAAGTAGATGTTCACCTAAATGTGCTATCTCCGATGAATTGTACTTGTCATCTGGTGTGGAGAAGAATCCGAAAATGACTATAAAAAGACgccaaaaggagaaaaatgacaTAATAG AAGAATTTGTTGTCTTGGAGGCATTAGAAAAGAAACATGAAAAAGGTGACAAGAAAAATTTACCTGCCAGCTATCGTGATAGAAGACGGCGGTCATCAGTTAAAGAATCAGGAATTGAG GCATTGGCTTCTCTCTCGATCACCAGCAAGAGCAACTTTGCCAATACCTCTAAAGGTCAACGTAAGAAGGAGAACTCATCATCACAAGAAGAG GCATTGGGTTCTCTCTCAATCACCAAAGAAAGCAACTTTTCCAAAACCTCTAAAGAACAACATAAAAGGAAGAACTCGCCATCACAAGAAGAG ACATTGGATTCTGTTTCAATAACCAAGAAAAGGACCTTACCGAAAGCCTCTAAAGAACAACGTAAAAGGAAGAACTTGCCATCACAAGAAGAG GATTCTGCGGATAAGGTTGTCAGAGAGCACGGTGAGGAGCTGATTGGCTGCAGAATAAGGGTTTGGTGGCCACTGGATCAAAG GTTCTATGAAGGACATATCGCCTTGTTTGACCGTTCAGAGAAGAAGCATATG GTGATCTATGATGATGGTGAGGAAGAAACGCTAGATCTTACAAATGAACGCTGGGAACTGGTTGTAGAGGACAATGCATCAGATCCT AGGCGAGAGATTGTTTCTGGTCCCAGTGATTCGTTTGACAT GCGCCTTGGTTGCATCATTGATTCATATCGTCATTTAAGGAAAAAGAAGAAG GGGAAAGCAACTGATGATCTGACTCCTCGTCCAACAAA GACCATGCAACGTGATTTAACTCAAAAAGGAATGCACCAAATTAAAAGGATCAAAGTTGAAGTTTCAGAATCTGAGATAGAGGGAAATCCAATGAGCTTGACAACACCTAGAAAGGTTTCCCCAGGTTCTCCTATCGAAGATGGTGATGAATGCTGTGAATTGGTTGATGTGCATGGCTATAAAGTAAAAGTGAGCAGTGCTCCTACACTTGCTGCCATTTTTAGCAAGTATGGTGACATTACAGCCAACTGTCAGTATAAATCACCGACTGTCAAAGCTTCCCTTCTTGAGGTGGTTAGTGATGTTGTCAGGCGGCTGAAAACCAGTGATATTGATACTAATTTTTCTGCCATTCAAGATATGAAATCTGTAGTCTCTGATGCTGCAGATGCAAAGCTTGATGTTTCTTGGCTGCAGCAGTATCTTGAGGAGATATCCGAAGAGGAAGATGTGAAGAAAAAGTCTTCCAATCTAATGGAGTTAAGGGTGACTACAATGCTTGCCACTAAAGCAGCTAAAAAGGACTTGGTAGAAAGGAATGGGGAGGTCTTAGCAGCAGAGAAACGGCTCAAAAAGGCTGAAAGGCGCTTGCAAGAGGCGCAAAGCCGAGCAGGAGAGGCAGAAAGGTTTGTCAAAGTATTTGAAATACTGGGTGAAAAGGTTCAGCAGGACATCGAGCAGTGTAAGGATGCACTATATTGGCAGAGTAGGTCGAATGACCTTCTGTAG